gattgtgcatcaatatttttttggtttttcggcatgtcctggaatttcacaaattgcctaatgatggatgccaagcacctcacaaggaccaaagaaaggtcgcatgtcatcaagcaaaggtccccggacgaaattagggtatgacacatgaGATATTACCAAGCTAAGTAAGAAAAATGCTAgtgatatatagttttttttttcttttaggagAATATACTAGTAATAGTTAAACCTAGCTTAGTAGCTTTAGCTTTGTTCTATATAGTGTCTAACTATACTATAGTTAATATTAGACAATATGATACTTATGATAGTTGCGATACTTACTAGCTTGTGTTCTATATTCTTGATATGCTTTTGAGTTTTGGTTGGTCTGTGCGTTTTTGCTTGATTTGAGTCTGattccctttttttcttctttaattctCCTGGTTGCTAcaaatttggttttaggtttaTGTGTTTGTTCACTGTGGTTTTAGTTTATGTTTTGCTGAGAgcatttcattaattatattgCTTGAATGCTGGAATTGATGTAGGTTGTGCAAGTGCTTTGGATATTTACCGGAtaggaagaagaaaatattgattTCTTGAAATGTGTCCTTCAGGTATTTATATTCTACTGTTTCTTGGAATTATATGAATTTTGTGGCACGTGTAAGTCTAATAGCTAATTAGGGCCtgtttgttttacatttttgaataattgagtttaaaagaatttgtttgtgtttgggaaTGACATTATAATGTTTAgaaaaatttgttttgtttgggGGATAAAGTAGACTCACTTTTGaagtttaaatcaatttttttcaagGGAAAAAGCTAGTCTTTTCTCTTAGAATTgcagaattgattttgaaaatccaAAACCAGTCGTGATTTTGCATGTGCTATTAGTGACATTGCTCAGTTGGTTTGGAAcaattttcaagtttttctagtGAATTTATGTTTTAACATTAACAAAATGTtcgatcatcatcatcatcatcatcatcattattattattattattattattattattattattattattattattattattattacattgaGTAGTTGTCTATGTTATCAATTTAGGAGGAGAAATTGTCATATTCTTTGTATATATCAGATGAGGAGCTCCTTGTGCCACTTGAAACAtacttgcagaaaaacaaaggCAAGTCATGTTTGGTTACAACAAATTAgtctttttttccccttaatTCATTGATTTCATCACTTATTTGCTTGGCTTAACACACATTTGGTTTGACTACTTTTAATAGAAATAAatccttatttttataaagaattgAGCCAAAGAAACGATACACTTATACTGATAATAAGTTACTCTGGTaattaaatcaagaaaaaatcaATGGATGTTTTGTTATCCTTCTCTAAGTACTATGTTGGAGGTTGCTAACGCCCTTGATTGGGttgctagaaaaaaaaatcttgatagattttgtaattttttattacccAGTACTATGCTacaagcaagaaaaaaaaatcttaatagattttgtaattttttattacccAGTACTATGCTACAAGCAAAGGGATAAGAATGAACATGTGGGTAAGGAGAAAAAAtgggaaataaaagaaatgttgGTACGGTTAATTCTTGGGATTTTGTTTGCAaagtaatgaaaaaaataagagaaaatgtgAAGGCAAAAAATTACAACATAATGATTTGGTATTGGGAATTGTCTAGGTCTATCTCTGCTATAAGGAGCTATTCTTCACATTCTTTGAATTAATATTAGTTTCTATAGTTTCATGATGTTTAATGAGACACATATAGCATTATAGCTGTTTAAATTTTATGCAAGACACAAGAATTAGGTCCTTAGTATTGCATGGTCACCTGATGGAAAGTATCTTGTAAGTGGGAGCAAGGACTGGAGAACTTATTTGTTGGGACCCACAAACTAGAAAGTCATTAGGCAATCCACTAATCGTAAGATCTTCAACCTTGAATAccaatttctattaaaaagCTTGTTTCAATTTTTCCTCTTAATTTTACATTGAAGTATATTGAGATCATGCCAAACTTACAAGTTTCAACATTTGAGGATTCAAACAAAGatttaaaaacaaagaaacttGATGCTCTGAACATTGAATAGTCAATTGTGGTAGTGAAGTAAagattgaaaatagaagtgggCAATGGAGTAGTGGTTGCACCGGGGGCAACACTCATTTAGTTATAAGAAGTACACAGTTTTGGTTGAACGAAttatacttgttttattttgattcattgTTAGAATGTTAACGTAAGTTTTTTATACAATCATTTATGTGTGAACATCTTTTAAAAGTTCGATTATCCTGGTATGATGACAAAACTAATCTTCATCTATGTTGCATaagaaacatttttgttttaattttttttttgtggaattctttttttcttttcctgaaattttaataagttatgttgtgtatttttaaggataaaacATAGACTACTCATCCTACTAGTAGgatattctatatatataccATGGTTTAAAATTGGTGATATGTTTCTGTAAAATCATTAATCCTCATCACTTTTACTAATATATTACAGATACCAAGGTTGATGAATGTAGATCTCGCTGATGATTGAGCTATAATGACCAATTCAGGTTCTTCACTAATCGGGATAGAAACTGCAACTGGTATGTATTGAAACTGCAATGTAGCCTCCAATTCTTGATATTCTATTTGATTCATAATTATGCAATGATTGGAATCTAAAGAAGTTCTTGATCCACTGTTTTGATTACAAAAAGGTTGTACAATGTGTAAAGAGCAGTGTGATTGTGTGATACTCAAACTATATATGTTAATCAAGGTAATTATATTCtgctatattttctttattcataATAGCAAATGCTTTGTATTTCCATTAATGTCTTCATATAAGATTTTGTAAGTAATGTAATATtgtaatgaaattaatatttttaaatattttaatttaaattaatatttttttataaatttgttaagattggtttattgtaaaaacagacaaaatatttaaaaaaattacaaaaaataatatcagtTAGTCTAAAATCGATGTAGAAAGTATctttacaacatcggttttggccaaaaccgatgttataaaagacactttctacatcggttttggcCAAAATCAATGTTGTAAGCACATTGATATTTTATACAACTTTCAACATTGGTTCTGAAAAAACCGATATAGAAAGTGTTCAGGATACccaatttaacatcggttttttcagaaacaatataaaaatcgCTTCAGAATGCATCTTACAACATTGGGTTTAAGCAAAACTGATATTCTGAGTATACCAGAACATCAGGTTTTAAACCgatgttatttttttggtttatttcttataatacgacatttgttttattaaaaaaagatgttGTGTAGTGTATTTTTACATTGGTTTTgataaccaatgttaatgttTGATACTTTTAACGTTAGtagtttcaacatcgatttataaTCGGTGTTGAAATTGCTTAATAACCGATTTAAagtctattttctagtagtgtattACTCTTCTACAAATAATTGCTGCATCCTTGGCAAGTGTATCAAATCATACAAgtagtaaaatgaaattttctagtatcatttgaagAGACTTGCGTAATATTGGAcaaaattcacaaaatcaatatctaagCTAACAAATATCACATGAGAGCTATAAAAACATGAACACTAGTTGGTTTTGAGtaagttaaaaacaaaacaaataaaggcaaagtaattaaaatacctcttttgtgattatttttttagttaaaactaAGCTTAAATCAAGGaggttttcaaataacaaagGGATTATCAGGGTTAGACTTTACCAAACTTCACTCTCTTCTTGCTTGAACACAATGCATATACCAGTTGTGAATCAATGCTAAAATCAATCAATAAATGTTTTCTTCCCTAATTCCTTAGGTGAAAAGAATGCTAGTTCcgctattaattttttattcctcaCAAACATAATAAAGGAACAAGCTTTAAGTCTATTGACTCAAGATTACCAATGAACTAAGCTCCCTACCTAGACACAAATTCATTATGTGTTTTGCTTTGATTGAAGACTATGAAAGCATTttccaacaacaatcaattcccAAAACACATGTCATGGTTGGTCATTCCACAATAAGCATTAAGTAAAGAAGAAAATACTAACATCAATACACTAAGTATCAAAACACATTTCCATGGGTAGCCTCAAAACACGTGGAGggaggaagaagatgaagaatggAGCCCAAAGGAAGATTTCGCTCTCGATGAGACAATAAATTAATGCAAAATGAAGAACTCCCTTTTCTAAATGACAATCAAGTCCAATTTATACAATAgcaaaaaattctattttattggCTTTTAGTGGAGCTCAAAATTTTGACTGAGATAAAGTGCAAACACAACCTAAGTGAAAAAGTAGAATCTAACTCAACTCCTAGATTTAGCTCAAGCTTGAGAAGGTCTCTTTGCTTTACTAGAATTTAGCTTCAGCTCCATTTCTTGGCTTAGCtacattaaatttttcttttccttcaaattGACTCTAAAGTTTCTTCCACTCTACTTCTAcaaatgtgtgtgtatatatatatatatatgaaagatGCAacctaagaaattaaaatttgaaactaaacatttaatttttacaaatttaatataaaaataagtaaatatcactttaaaattagattaattatcttataaaacatgtaaaaattaagtatttaagACAATTAACAATAATTTATCCCTACATCACACAGAAACATGCACCAATTCTTATCGAAAGCTAGATTCAATTCCCTTTGTTTCCTCgtgaaaatatgtattttttggtTCATgacatcaaaaataaatttaatcccATAATTGATTAATGACTAGAACAATATAAATTAGattacttaaaaaaagtaaagtcGATATAGCAAAAGCCTTTGTTATTTCCGTTTAATGATGGACTCAACTTACATAGCCCTTAATTGATGGGccgcaagaaaaaaaaaacaaaacccgATCCAATAATCGAATGAACGTATCTCTAAAAGGTTTTGCTGCTGACCTGACCCTCTGCTTGAATCAGGGTTTCATGATAAGTTGTTCAACCTGTTCTGAGGCTGCGGCGTGTTCAATAATCGGCAGCGAAAATGGTAAGAACTAAGAAACGATCTACATTTGTTCACTGTGAATGCTTATCGGAACCGTTGTTTATTCTGACACGTGGCATATGGATGTTTGCGTAGCCTTCCCACAAGACCTTCAGAATTAAGAAGAAACTCGCCAAGAAGATGAGGCAGAACAGACCCATCCCTTATTGGATCCGCATGAGAACCGACAACACCATCAGGTTCCAGAAACCCTAGTTATTGTAGCTTGTTCTACAAACTTCTGAAAAACGCTACGTTTTGAGAATATTACACTGCCTCACTCGCTTCTTTTGTCTTGTCAGGTTCAATGCTAAGCCCAGGCACTGGCGCCGCACCAAGCTCGGATTTTAAGGTCCATGTCAATTGTCAACCTTCGACTtgagatttttattttgttttggtttttctagaaTGTTATGAGCGATGTGGAAAGGTTCTAGCTTTGGTCACGTGGTTACACAGAGGGATCATTGTAGAGCGTTTCCATAAACCctatgttattttttgtatttttttaaatgctatTAATTAATGTGAACTGTGAtggtagtttttaattttattaactacCTTTGCTTTTGTTTCTGCCTccttttctttcacatttgaAAACCCAATATCACAGAAATCATGAATTCTCTGTTGCGTGATAGTTATCTGGTGATTGGATTTTGTATGTTggaattttaaataacatttgcTTTTCGTACATAATACCGGTTACAAGCAAAATCAGCTTCTTCTATTGTGATTCGTTATACCTCTCTTTAGAGTGGCAGCTGCTATAGTACGGTTGTTGAATTTGTGATCcatattttctttgttgaaaACCTAATGCAATGAAATACTGAAAGGTGTTATTATGTGTTTTGCTTAAACTCATTGAAGAGTAGTCCCTGTAATTTGGATGCAGTAATTGTGATTGTGACTTATATGTATACATTGCATGATAGTTAGCTGCTGAAGTGGTAGGTTAAAGagtttaattacttaattacaaataaataccGGTGTCACAATCTAAATAAGCTTCATCCACTATCGGTGATGAATCATTgatcaatattattattgttgaaaaccttttttttattatggggaaaaattattgttgaaagCCTAATGCAATGACATATTGATAggttttattgtgtttt
This window of the Glycine soja cultivar W05 unplaced genomic scaffold, ASM419377v2 tig00104534_1_pilon, whole genome shotgun sequence genome carries:
- the LOC114404587 gene encoding 60S ribosomal protein L39-like, whose product is MPSHKTFRIKKKLAKKMRQNRPIPYWIRMRTDNTIRFNAKPRHWRRTKLGF